TGGGCCACCTCCTCGGAGCCCCCCGCTACCTAGAAGCCGCCGAGCGAACCCTCCGGCTGTTCATGCCGGAAATGAAGGCCCATCCCGGGGCCTATGTCGCGCTCATTACCGCCCTGGAGGAGGCCGTGGCGCCGCCCACCCTGGTGACGTTGCGGGGCGGGGAAACCGCCCGGGAATGGCAGGCGGCCGCGCAATCGGGCTATCATCCCCGGCGCCGGATCTATTGCATCCCCGATGGGGCACGCGACCTGCCGGGGGCTTTGGCGGAGCGCATCAATCGCGCCGAAGTAACCGCTTACATTTGCCGCGGCACCGAGTGCTCCGCTCCCATAACCGAATGGTCCGCCTTCGAGCAGGCCCTCGCCGGGGAGGCATAGGTAGCCGGGAAGCGCGAGAAAACACCGAGGCACCAAGAAATCGAGGAAACAGGATACCCGAGGCTTCCTGAACGAGGAGCGGTCCAATCCGCTTGGGGGCGATCACCCCTCCAGGCCGTCCAACCGGGGCCCGCGGATGGGCGCTCAGGGGGCTGCTTCTCGGTTCTTGGCTCCTCGGCGCCTCGCCGGTTTTCGCTCCGTGCCCTTTTTCTCTTTCTCCAGGAGGACGCAAATGGCCAAGGCCCTCAAGGATTTCGTCACCGAGGCGCGCAGCCGCATCCGGGAAGTGGATCCCGATACCGCCGAGGAGATGCTGGAAGAGCGGGAGGGCGTGATGATCCTGGATGTCCGGGAGCCCGATGAATTCGAGATGGGCCATATCCCGGGAGCCGTGAACGTCCCCCGCGGCACGCTGGAATCGGCGGCCGACCCCGACTACAAGAACCCTCACCGCGAGCTCTGCCGGGCGCGGGAGCGGCCGATCCTGCTCTACTGCAAATCCGGCGGGCGCAGTGCCATGGCCACGGCCACTTTGCAGGACATGGGCTTCGAGGAGGTCTACAACATAGCCGGGGGGGCCGCCGTTTGGCTCGGTGACGACTGCACCTGGGAGGGGGCCCTCAAGGAGGACGTCTGAACCGGCGACGAACGGCGGCGGACGGGCGAATCCGGGGCACCGTCTCAAGCGCCGGCCGGACCCGCTTCCTCCGCCGCCAGACTCCCTAGCCGGACCCGGTTCTTCCCCGCGGCCTTCGCCGCGTACAGGGCGTGATCGGCGGCGGACATCAGCCGGTTTTCCAGATCGTCCCCGCCGGGACGGACCCCGGGTAAGTGGCCTCCGGCCACCCCGATGCTCATGGTGAGGGGGCCGTCCGGCCCTTCCGGGCCCGGCAGGCCCTCCCGGATCAGCGCTTTCCGAAGCGCTTCCGCCTTGCGCCGACCCATTTCCGGCTCCATGTGCGGGAAAAGCGCCACGAATCCCTCGCCACCGAGCCGCGCCACGGTGTCCGTCCGCCGCACGCACCCGGTCAGCACCTGCCCCACGTCCCGCAGAACGCCATCACCGGCGATATGGCCCAGGCGATCATTGACCTTCTTGAAGTCATCCAGATCCAGGTAGGCCAGAGTCACCGGAAACCCGTGCCGGGACGCCCCCTGGACCGCGGCCCGCAGGCGCTCGCGAAAGCAGCGGCGGTTGGACAGCCCGGTTAGCTCGTCCCGATGAGCGGCCCGCTCCAGATGCTCAAGGCGCCGCTTCTCCAGGGTCAGCTCCACTACGCCCAGCAGTGCACCGCCTTGGAACCTACGGGAGAAGCCGGAACGGACGGCCCGGAACCAACGCCCCCGGACCTCTCCGTAGAGGGGACCCTCCGGTAGCGCGCCGTCCGAATCCAGCATGGGAGCCAGCCAGGGCCCCAGCTCCGGATGCGCCTTCAAGGCCTCCATGGGATGCCCAAGCCACTGCGCCGGCTCGAGCCCCCACCATTCCGACAGCCCCGGGCTGATCCACCGGATCGCACCCTCCTGGCCGAACAGGATACC
This is a stretch of genomic DNA from Thiohalorhabdus sp. Cl-TMA. It encodes these proteins:
- a CDS encoding rhodanese-like domain-containing protein, whose product is MAKALKDFVTEARSRIREVDPDTAEEMLEEREGVMILDVREPDEFEMGHIPGAVNVPRGTLESAADPDYKNPHRELCRARERPILLYCKSGGRSAMATATLQDMGFEEVYNIAGGAAVWLGDDCTWEGALKEDV
- a CDS encoding GGDEF domain-containing protein, encoding MLFEGETGEGHWEGLAAMGWESLEGILRALGAGGILFGQEGAIRWISPGLSEWWGLEPAQWLGHPMEALKAHPELGPWLAPMLDSDGALPEGPLYGEVRGRWFRAVRSGFSRRFQGGALLGVVELTLEKRRLEHLERAAHRDELTGLSNRRCFRERLRAAVQGASRHGFPVTLAYLDLDDFKKVNDRLGHIAGDGVLRDVGQVLTGCVRRTDTVARLGGEGFVALFPHMEPEMGRRKAEALRKALIREGLPGPEGPDGPLTMSIGVAGGHLPGVRPGGDDLENRLMSAADHALYAAKAAGKNRVRLGSLAAEEAGPAGA